In Mesotoga sp. Brook.08.105.5.1, the sequence GTTCATTGTATGATGTGTTTATAAATGCCGTTGCTAGACCTTCAACGGCGACCGCGCCACGATATAATGAAGTGTCTACTCTCTTCTTCAAGGCGGTTCATAACATCCTCTTGGGTACAGCAGATGCTCAGAACGCTCTTGAAGAACTCGCTCTTGATCTGGAAGATCTAACAGGTTTTGAAGTAGTTTGGGGCTTCTAGTAACTGTCTAACTTGGTTAGCTGGTCCCAATCGGGACCAGCTAACCTTTTGCCAAAGCAGAAAGAAGGTGTGGACGTGAAGACTACGCAAGTACAGAGAAAGAGTCTGAAGGACTATGAGCCTTTTATAGAAAGTGATCTATTGGAGAGTATTCTTAAGCTTTCGAGCGAACTCAGGGGTCTGAGAGTTTTGCATGTCAACGCAACATCTTTTGGAGGAGGCGTGGCGGAAATACTACACACTCTGATTCCTTTAATGAAAGACTGTGGCCTCAATGTCGATTGGAAAGTAATTGACGCTCCTTCTCGGTTTTTCGACCTTACAAAAAGGATGCACAACGCACTTCAGGGTAAGGAGGATCGACTATCAGATGAAGATAGGGACCTTTTTGAAAACGTTTCAAAAGACAACGCGAGTTTCATAAAACCAGGTGAATACGATATTGCGGTGATACATGACCCTCAACCGGTAGGTCTTCCTGCCTTTGCAGACTTCGGAAGTTGCAGGCTTGTATGGAGATGTCACATAGATACTTCCTCACCCAATCGGGTCTTCTGGGATTATCTAAACGGCTTCCTGTCTTACTATAATGCAGCTGTATTCACACTCAAAGACTATGCTAAAGACGGGATTTCAATCGACAAGATCTACGAAATTCCACCTTCAATTGATCCTCTAAGCAACAAGAACAGGGAACTGTCGAAGGAAGAGATGCAACAGGCACTAAGAAAACTCGGAATCGAGAGTGGAAAACCCGTTATAACTCAAGTATCAAGGTTCGATCCGTGGAAGGATCCGTTGGGAGTTGTAGATGCGTATAGAAAGCTGAAGGAG encodes:
- a CDS encoding glycosyltransferase, with product MKTTQVQRKSLKDYEPFIESDLLESILKLSSELRGLRVLHVNATSFGGGVAEILHTLIPLMKDCGLNVDWKVIDAPSRFFDLTKRMHNALQGKEDRLSDEDRDLFENVSKDNASFIKPGEYDIAVIHDPQPVGLPAFADFGSCRLVWRCHIDTSSPNRVFWDYLNGFLSYYNAAVFTLKDYAKDGISIDKIYEIPPSIDPLSNKNRELSKEEMQQALRKLGIESGKPVITQVSRFDPWKDPLGVVDAYRKLKERFRELQLLLIGSMASDDPEGWKIYEDLLRYSGMDYDIKVLSNFQNISDIEVNAAQRVSKVVLQKSLREGFALTVSEAMWKKTPVVGGNVGGIPLQVHHGINGYLVESVEDTIEYTGRILDDPGLAKEMGNKGYEIVKKDFLSTRHLHQYLQLFRDLTN